In Porites lutea chromosome 8, jaPorLute2.1, whole genome shotgun sequence, the genomic stretch gtgtattttctttcttgcaatcctgaaaactaacctgttttctcagtGCATTTCAGTGTGAATGAAACTGCATCGAAACACATTAAGTGGTGAAAATGCAAAATGACAGAGATGAATATCTGATGTCATGGAATTAATACTGTGGCAAGTTATATTGGATAATTATCATAAAAGTACAAAATGTTGTGATAATATGAATGGACTGAATATATCGTAATTAACGTTGCTTACGTACGGGAATTAATAATTGTATTTAAATATGTGCTAAACTATATATCAAAAATCTACTAACTACACCTAAGTCAATGACAAACGCTAGCAGGGAAAATTCTATTTTGAGATTTCAACCCTTTGCGTTACGTCTGCAAATACAGATGTAGAATGAGAATTGACAAgaaggcaataaaaaaaaaactaccctcaaaacgtggggcaggaacgcacGACAAAGACCCATAAACCATCCCAAGCCCCTTGTTGAAGAGGCTTGACTATTGCACTTTGTAGGCTTATCTTTTTAATGTAGTGCATCACTTCTTAAAGTGCCCATAaactaaacatttttatttttaaattaaaattacttattACTTCGAgaacatatttattttttaattaaaagtacaCATTACTATTATAGCCTCCCCGAAAAAATCAGATGTTTTGCCGTATGAGCACAATGTGATTTTTTGAATGTGAACGTTCAAATTAACCGCTATTCGAGGGAGGTCCTATTATGGCACATCatgaatttgtgttctttcgGAAGCCTTCTGGAAACAAAGGAGCTGTGACGTAGATCAAACAAAACTGTGTCGTAAATAATTGAACAATTGACTTTAGATAAAAGTAAACAAGTGTAGAGTTCTCACtagaaaaatttctttcttcaaaCGGAAACTGCTTTTACAAAGGTAAAACAGCTAGAAGGATGCGTCGCAGGGAGATTTGCAACAACATTGGCCATGGCGATGTTAAGAAAGCATGCACTCTCTGGCACACAGGGTTTCCATTGTATAGTTGTTTTTTACTTATGATTTATAGAACAGAccgtttatttgtttttgttttcacatttGTGAACGTTTGTTAGTTACTCGATTAGCGATTACATTGTTGTAATGAGCAGTTCATGCTCCCTTTTAGCCTTGATGAAGTTGATCGGCGACAGTTGTCTGAGCAAGAAAAGTGTCTGGAAACGTGCATTACTAAATCTGAAGCCTGTATCCTAAACAGCCTATTCGCACATCCATGTCCAAGAAATAAGCTATAGGCAAGCGTTTAATGAACCAATTTTTACTGCAGATTTAGACAATTAAATTTCCAGAAATTGAAGGCTGACGTTGAGCTTGTTTCTGTGAAGATTTCTTTTGACAACCTTACATTTCCTAATTCAAGAAATAATTATGTtctatttatgaaaaaaaaaaaaagaaaacaaagaaagagaaactaaAAAGGAATTGATTGGAAGTTTGGGTTATATTAAACGCTTTTAGTTGAACTCAGTTCATGTTATCTTGCATTTAGCGGGATGGGTCAAGATAAAATACCTCCACCTCATCAGGTGAGAATGTCCCTTTATGCCCGTCCAGGACTGCCAACTCGTCCGTCACTAAAGGTGGAACAGAGTAGTACCCGTTCAAGAAAGCGTATGACCGCCAGACAGTGTCGGCGTCGAGATAAATGAAAAGGTCCTGACCAAACACTGGACCAGTACCTGAAGCCTTGTTGATGGCTTTCTCTGTCTTATCTTTTTTTACCTTGCTCACAAACGGTGCCAGCCCTTCAAAATTGTTGAGAGAAAAGATAAACGCGTTGGGGGTTTTGCCATAGCCTCCATGGCCATCGATGGAttctaacaaaacaaagcaaaaccccaaaaaatcatgaaataagaatttcaaataattaaatatacttcatgttttttttttatattttaattaacatatttattttcctttcagaAGACAATAAAATAGCCTATTtgtacgatgacgtcattttatttcttaatcTGATTATTGTTGCTACTAGCAATACGTTTCCCGCAACACCTCGCGAAGGTGTAAATGGGCAGCAGTACAAACAAATTGAAACCAGCCAAGAGGTAAAAACaatatggtttaaaaaaaagacaaaacaaaataaccacAAAACAGGGGATggggagggaaaataataatatttaaagctTTTTTGCAGTAAAATTCTGTTGATAGACGCTGTCagaagctggtggagctgtatttatcaagaATTCAAAGAGATATTCGAGGAAAATAAGCAGGGTATTGAAGGTAAAAGCCGTACTTCAACTCAATTCATCACATTTGAAAAAATGTGCATGTATGACCGACAAAGCCGATAAGAGCCTTGACACGAGACCGTCGCGAAATCTCTTTACGGCGTTATACATTACTTGAATGACGAGAATCGGTCGTGATTCACCAAAagtaaacatttttcaaaaggatGAACGAACATTTTGGCCTTTGTAGCCAGTGGAAGTCGCGTTGCCTAGAAACCTTGATGCAACTGGACGCCACAATCGATGACGTCACTCCGACTGCCAACCAGATATATCATATATCTGCTTGGCAGTCGCAGGGACGCCAACGATTGTGGCATCGCGAGTTGCATATGAATCTGAGTCGTGTTTCTGCCGCGCCGTGCGGTCCacgttgcctagtccctaggcctcgtTATTCCACGCAGCCAAAGCATTTCAGGCCGTGTGGTCCAagcgaagtgaattgaccgagagggactgggaaaacgccgtacagggactaggcaacagTCCACGTACATTCACGTACATTTCTCGCGCAATATGAAtttccaaaaaatattatcttgctCCTCTGTTATTGTAGTTTGATTTCTGAAACTGATTCCAGATCAGCGTCCTTCATCAGGTTGTCAATAAAAGGTACAGTGTCTTCAGTTCTTCTTCCATGGTTAACGGTTTTTCCTGCTGACCGCTACAGCACAACTTTGGATGCTACTTTCTCTGGATGACAAGCCTCTCTGGtcctttcatttatttttcatgaATCGCTATAAAGTTCATTGTTCGTAGTATGTTGTTTTTGTAAGATATTAAGATATT encodes the following:
- the LOC140946597 gene encoding uncharacterized protein, with translation MIHVFSFSEFSINSTVLHGNQYYLRHLHRFLASAPEVGEDSSWFLCYRATSHGWGAKTFHDRCDGKKNTVTIIQKDQYVFGGYTDIPWESIDGHGGYGKTPNAFIFSLNNFEGLAPFVSKVKKDKTEKAINKASGTGPVFGQDLFIYLDADTVWRSYAFLNGYYSVPPLVTDELAVLDGHKGTFSPDEVEVFYLDPSR